One window from the genome of Streptomyces sp. NBC_00708 encodes:
- a CDS encoding cytochrome P450: protein MRVDRTACPGEPPVPPGPEVFTHSRALRFWLNPANLAARLDRSGPVVRTRTGPATAFQVNDPSLLRKVGSDEDTFRFWGPDPSLRDFNENGVVGLEGAAHRERRAVMRPAFAASRLTALGPSVQTCTRRLLADLPADRPLGIQVEMSRLACGLVVSCVLNSELTPDTLSGIAAARSTLSGGTFWRYALSPWPWVPVPRRRACRRALAELDEAVRQVRARHRPAPDGQDLVSLLEGAARGNPHLVHRDIRALLIAGMETSASTLAWACYELGRHPHYQQALRDEADAAPDPSRLQAHHLPLATAFVQEVTRLHGIPFLVRRTRHQTYQGGVRIPAGAVVTLPLGALRRDRNRYPDPNVFDPQRWHPDAEPKAAPAALLAYGLGPRYCPGAAAADVMLPVALATLASTRTLRPARPGRRIGVSLELTPTPRGLTMYATPYEPRPAGPRGV, encoded by the coding sequence ATGCGTGTCGACAGGACGGCCTGCCCCGGTGAACCGCCCGTACCGCCCGGCCCGGAGGTATTCACGCACTCCCGCGCCCTGCGGTTCTGGCTCAACCCGGCCAACCTGGCGGCCCGCCTCGACCGGTCCGGCCCGGTCGTCCGGACCAGGACCGGCCCGGCGACCGCCTTCCAGGTCAACGACCCGTCGCTGCTGCGCAAGGTAGGCAGTGATGAGGACACCTTCCGGTTCTGGGGCCCGGACCCGAGCCTGCGCGACTTCAATGAGAACGGCGTGGTCGGCCTTGAGGGCGCCGCTCACCGGGAGCGGCGCGCCGTGATGAGGCCCGCGTTCGCCGCGTCCCGGCTCACCGCTCTCGGGCCCAGTGTCCAAACCTGCACCCGGCGCCTTCTCGCCGATCTGCCCGCGGACCGGCCGCTCGGCATCCAGGTGGAGATGAGCCGGCTCGCCTGCGGCCTCGTCGTCAGCTGTGTCCTCAACAGCGAGCTCACTCCCGACACCTTGTCCGGGATCGCGGCCGCCCGTTCCACCCTGTCGGGTGGCACCTTCTGGCGCTACGCGCTCTCACCCTGGCCCTGGGTGCCCGTCCCCCGGCGCCGCGCCTGCCGCCGCGCGCTGGCAGAACTGGACGAGGCCGTCCGCCAGGTGCGAGCCCGGCACCGGCCCGCCCCGGACGGCCAGGACCTGGTGTCCCTGCTCGAAGGCGCCGCCCGCGGGAATCCCCACCTGGTGCACCGCGACATCCGTGCCCTGCTGATCGCCGGCATGGAGACCAGCGCGTCCACACTCGCCTGGGCCTGCTACGAACTGGGCCGCCACCCGCACTACCAGCAAGCGCTCCGGGACGAAGCCGACGCCGCACCCGATCCCAGCCGCCTCCAAGCACATCACCTTCCGCTCGCGACCGCCTTCGTCCAAGAAGTCACCCGCCTTCACGGCATCCCGTTCCTGGTCCGCCGCACCCGCCACCAGACCTACCAGGGCGGTGTACGGATCCCGGCCGGGGCCGTGGTCACCCTGCCGCTGGGGGCCTTGCGCCGGGACAGGAACCGCTACCCTGACCCGAACGTGTTCGACCCGCAGCGCTGGCACCCCGACGCCGAGCCGAAAGCGGCCCCCGCCGCGCTTCTCGCCTACGGCCTTGGTCCCCGGTACTGCCCCGGCGCGGCCGCGGCCGATGTCATGTTGCCCGTCGCCCTGGCAACCCTCGCAAGCACGCGCACGCTGCGCCCGGCACGACCGGGCCGCAGGATCGGCGTGAGCCTTGAACTCACGCCGACACCCAGGGGCCTGACCATGTACGCCACACCATACGAACCTCGACCCGCCGGCCCCCGGGGGGTGTGA
- a CDS encoding SAM-dependent methyltransferase — MDPAPGGVDAACELAQDLAPLGHEAVAAQPRGPDPAPQYAQMALARALLCEPNVPSREGDRVFPNGSFEQGKPHPARVYDSLLGGKDNYPVDQAVAEGIAQRWPEIQRSAQQNRAWMARAVRHMVKDGGVTQFLDIGTGIPTRPNLHEIAQGLVPSARIVYVDNDPVVLRHAEALLTPISPEGRSTYLQADLRDPRAVLESPEVTGTLDMTRPVGLVLAAILHFLDEDEDPAGVLRVLVDALPAGSYVALSHACGDADPVRAAEASAFYRQNKVSKPVVLRTQKQIEEFFTGLELLEPGVVPVDRWRPDASVSEGSDDMGFRGGLGLKRGTA, encoded by the coding sequence GTGGACCCTGCACCCGGCGGCGTCGATGCTGCCTGCGAACTGGCCCAGGACCTCGCGCCGCTCGGCCACGAGGCGGTTGCCGCACAGCCACGCGGACCAGACCCGGCCCCACAGTATGCTCAAATGGCTCTGGCCAGAGCGTTGTTGTGTGAACCGAACGTGCCATCGCGTGAAGGAGATCGTGTGTTCCCCAATGGGTCGTTCGAACAGGGAAAGCCGCACCCGGCGCGGGTCTACGACAGCCTCCTCGGTGGCAAGGACAACTACCCGGTGGACCAAGCCGTCGCGGAGGGCATCGCCCAGCGCTGGCCGGAAATCCAGCGCAGTGCGCAGCAGAACCGGGCATGGATGGCGCGCGCTGTACGGCATATGGTGAAAGACGGCGGTGTCACACAGTTCCTGGACATCGGCACTGGCATCCCCACCCGGCCCAACCTGCACGAGATCGCTCAAGGCTTGGTGCCCTCGGCTCGGATCGTCTACGTGGACAACGACCCCGTGGTGCTGCGGCATGCCGAGGCGCTGCTCACCCCGATATCACCCGAGGGCCGATCGACCTACCTGCAGGCCGACCTGCGTGACCCGCGCGCGGTACTCGAATCGCCTGAGGTGACCGGGACACTCGACATGACACGTCCGGTGGGCCTGGTACTGGCCGCGATCCTGCACTTCCTCGACGAAGACGAGGACCCGGCGGGTGTCCTGCGGGTCCTCGTGGACGCTCTTCCGGCCGGCTCGTATGTCGCGTTGTCCCATGCCTGCGGTGACGCGGATCCCGTCAGGGCAGCGGAGGCATCGGCCTTCTACCGGCAGAACAAAGTCTCCAAGCCCGTGGTGCTGCGCACACAAAAGCAGATCGAGGAGTTCTTCACGGGACTGGAACTGCTGGAGCCGGGCGTAGTACCCGTCGACCGCTGGCGCCCGGACGCATCGGTGTCCGAGGGGTCTGACGACATGGGGTTCCGTGGCGGCCTGGGCCTCAAGCGCGGCACTGCCTGA
- a CDS encoding alkaline phosphatase family protein, which translates to MPGRNVYRRSRAVVAAALAFTAAAAGIWTGFAGSAPAHAAGAVPTPDHVVVVVFENHAYSQVIGSSSAPYINSLKTGGANLSQSYAETHPSQPNYFALFSGSTQGITDDGCYTPGFSSAPNLASELIAKGKTWGSYNETLPSQGSTTCSSGDYARKHNPWFGFSNVPTSSAKTFAQFPTDYSTLPQVSFVVPNLCSDMHDCSVSTGDTWLKNKLGAYATWAKTHNSLLVVTFDEDNRLAGNKIPTVLYGQQVTPGSSSATTYNHYDLLRTLEDMHGLTHAGNAASAKDITGIWTS; encoded by the coding sequence GTGCCCGGCAGAAACGTGTACCGCCGCAGTCGTGCCGTCGTGGCCGCCGCTCTCGCGTTCACCGCGGCAGCGGCCGGGATCTGGACCGGCTTCGCCGGCTCGGCGCCCGCGCACGCCGCGGGGGCCGTCCCGACCCCGGACCACGTCGTGGTCGTGGTCTTCGAGAACCACGCGTACAGCCAGGTGATCGGCTCCTCCAGCGCTCCCTACATCAACTCGCTCAAGACGGGCGGGGCCAACCTCTCCCAGTCGTACGCCGAGACGCACCCGAGCCAGCCGAACTACTTCGCCCTGTTCTCCGGCTCCACGCAGGGGATCACGGACGACGGCTGCTACACACCCGGCTTCTCCTCCGCGCCGAACCTCGCCTCCGAGCTGATCGCCAAGGGCAAGACCTGGGGCAGCTACAACGAGACGCTGCCCAGCCAGGGGTCGACGACCTGCAGCAGCGGCGACTACGCCCGCAAGCACAACCCCTGGTTCGGCTTCAGCAACGTCCCCACGTCCAGCGCCAAGACGTTCGCGCAGTTCCCGACGGACTACTCGACGCTCCCCCAGGTCTCCTTCGTCGTCCCGAACCTGTGCAGCGACATGCACGACTGCTCGGTGTCCACCGGTGACACCTGGCTGAAGAACAAGCTCGGCGCCTACGCCACCTGGGCCAAGACCCACAACAGCCTCCTCGTCGTCACCTTCGACGAGGACAACCGGCTCGCCGGGAACAAGATCCCGACGGTCCTCTACGGCCAGCAGGTGACCCCGGGGTCCTCCTCGGCCACCACCTACAACCACTACGACCTGCTGCGGACGCTGGAGGACATGCACGGCCTCACGCACGCCGGCAACGCGGCCTCCGCCAAGGACATCACGGGCATCTGGACGTCCTGA
- a CDS encoding MFS transporter, whose amino-acid sequence MYVADSRAGTPETPAAAPSADSAARPLAGRRRPAVAPTVLALGAVSLITDVSSEMVTAVLPLYLVAGLGLSPLGFGLLDGIYNGFSALVRLVGGHLADRGGGRHKWVAGAGYALSAACKPLLLVAQTLTPIGLILAADRTGKGLRTAPRDALISLSSTPENRGRAFGVHRALDTAGALLGPLVAFLILRATVDGYDAVFTVSFCVAVVGVLVLVLFVPGGAGTKDGTGRPTGTDADAATGRAGEPGAEAPALPAIPAPAPRRTHTPTLRAALALLHRPELRRITVCALLLGLATVSDSFVFLLLQRRLGVPDRWFALLPLGTAAAFLLLAVPLGRLADRAGRWRVFLGGHGALLLAYALLLSSWQGTAAACAVLLLHGGFYAATDGVLMAAASDSVPRELRSSGLALVQTGQALARFACSLGFGAAWTAWGDRTALAASAVLLALCAVFALCLRPIRPTTPSEGLV is encoded by the coding sequence ATGTACGTAGCGGACAGCCGCGCCGGCACGCCCGAGACCCCGGCGGCGGCCCCGTCCGCGGACAGCGCCGCCCGGCCCCTCGCCGGGCGGCGCCGTCCCGCGGTCGCGCCCACGGTGCTGGCCCTCGGCGCGGTCAGCCTGATCACCGACGTCTCCTCCGAGATGGTGACGGCGGTGCTGCCGCTGTACCTGGTGGCGGGCCTCGGCCTGTCCCCGCTGGGGTTCGGGCTCCTCGACGGGATCTACAACGGCTTCTCGGCCCTGGTCCGCCTCGTCGGCGGACACCTCGCCGACCGGGGAGGCGGGCGCCACAAGTGGGTGGCGGGGGCCGGGTACGCGCTCTCGGCGGCCTGCAAACCCCTGCTCCTGGTGGCGCAGACGCTGACCCCCATCGGCCTGATCCTCGCAGCCGACCGCACCGGCAAGGGCCTGCGCACCGCTCCGCGCGACGCCCTCATCTCCCTGTCGAGCACGCCGGAGAACCGCGGCCGGGCCTTCGGCGTGCACCGCGCGCTGGACACGGCGGGCGCCCTGCTCGGCCCCCTCGTCGCCTTCCTGATCCTCCGCGCCACCGTCGACGGCTACGACGCCGTGTTCACGGTGAGCTTCTGCGTGGCCGTGGTGGGCGTGCTGGTGCTGGTGCTGTTCGTACCGGGGGGTGCGGGCACGAAGGACGGCACCGGGCGGCCGACAGGTACCGATGCCGATGCCGCTACGGGCCGAGCCGGGGAGCCCGGAGCCGAAGCTCCGGCCCTCCCTGCCATCCCCGCCCCCGCACCGCGCCGCACCCACACCCCCACCCTGCGTGCTGCCCTGGCTCTCCTCCACCGCCCGGAGCTGCGGCGCATCACGGTGTGCGCGCTGCTGCTCGGGCTCGCCACGGTCAGTGACTCCTTCGTGTTCCTGCTCCTCCAGCGGCGCCTCGGGGTGCCGGACCGCTGGTTCGCGCTGCTGCCCCTCGGCACCGCAGCCGCTTTCCTCCTCCTCGCCGTCCCGCTCGGCCGGCTCGCGGACCGGGCCGGCCGATGGCGGGTGTTCCTCGGCGGACACGGCGCCCTGCTCCTCGCGTACGCCCTGCTGCTCAGCTCCTGGCAGGGCACGGCGGCGGCCTGTGCCGTACTGCTCCTGCACGGCGGTTTCTACGCGGCGACCGACGGCGTGCTGATGGCGGCCGCCTCGGACAGCGTGCCGCGCGAGCTGCGTTCGTCCGGGCTCGCGCTCGTCCAGACGGGCCAGGCGCTGGCCCGTTTCGCGTGCTCGCTCGGCTTCGGCGCGGCCTGGACGGCGTGGGGCGACCGGACGGCGCTCGCGGCGTCGGCCGTCCTGCTCGCCCTGTGCGCCGTGTTCGCGCTGTGCCTCCGCCCGATCCGCCCCACCACCCCCTCAGAAGGCCTCGTATGA
- a CDS encoding TolB-like translocation protein, with translation MTLRNRILVLVCALVVLAGVAVASVLHASARADRRNQARPGGPRITAGPVSLTASRRLVFRNMAWGPHRDELTSVPASDPSSPRVASKVKCLRFHAASGTGVCLQAKHGAVQETYRAVILDAGLRERARYDVPGIPSRARVSPSGRYAAWTAFVGGDSYAGTNFSTRAAIVDTRTGRLTPSLEAYRVIKDGRTHHAADVNFWGVTFASDDRTFYATMATHGSTYLVRGDLRAHTVTTVHTNVECPSLSPDGTRVAYKKRVKGLPADAPWHLYVLDLRTGHETALAEPRSVDDQAVWHDDHTLTYALPGDYGADLYTIPSDGTGTPRRISTAAVSPAYIG, from the coding sequence ATGACGCTGCGCAACCGCATCCTGGTCCTGGTCTGTGCCCTGGTCGTCCTCGCGGGCGTCGCGGTGGCCTCCGTGCTGCACGCCTCGGCGCGCGCGGACCGCAGGAACCAGGCCCGGCCGGGCGGCCCCCGGATCACCGCCGGGCCGGTGTCGCTGACCGCGTCCCGGCGGCTGGTGTTCCGCAACATGGCGTGGGGGCCGCACCGCGACGAGCTGACGTCCGTCCCGGCGTCGGACCCGTCGAGCCCGCGGGTCGCGTCGAAGGTCAAGTGCCTCCGCTTCCACGCCGCTTCGGGCACCGGCGTGTGCCTCCAGGCGAAACACGGCGCTGTCCAGGAGACCTACCGGGCGGTGATCCTCGACGCCGGGCTGCGCGAGCGGGCCCGCTACGACGTGCCGGGGATCCCGTCCCGTGCCCGGGTCTCACCCAGCGGGCGGTACGCGGCCTGGACGGCGTTCGTCGGCGGCGACTCCTACGCGGGCACGAACTTCTCGACGCGGGCGGCCATCGTCGACACCCGCACGGGGCGGTTGACGCCGTCGCTGGAGGCGTACCGCGTGATCAAGGACGGCCGGACCCATCACGCTGCGGACGTCAACTTCTGGGGCGTGACGTTTGCTTCGGACGACCGCACCTTCTACGCCACGATGGCCACGCACGGCTCGACCTATCTGGTCCGCGGCGACCTGCGGGCCCACACCGTCACCACCGTGCACACCAACGTCGAGTGCCCGTCCCTCTCCCCCGACGGCACGCGCGTCGCCTACAAGAAGCGCGTCAAGGGCCTCCCGGCGGACGCCCCGTGGCACCTGTACGTCCTCGACCTCCGCACCGGCCACGAAACGGCCCTGGCGGAACCCCGCAGCGTCGACGACCAGGCGGTCTGGCACGACGACCACACCCTGACCTACGCCCTGCCGGGCGACTACGGAGCCGACCTCTACACGATCCCGTCCGACGGCACGGGCACACCCCGACGCATCAGCACGGCGGCAGTGTCTCCGGCGTACATCGGCTGA
- a CDS encoding aldo/keto reductase: MQTVTLNNGVEMPLLGFGVYQIPAEDTERAVSEALAAGYRLLDTAAAYGNEEAVGRAIASSGIPREELFVTTKLWVQDAPAQDNTRRAFETSLTKLGLDHLDLYLMHQPFGDVYGQWRAMEALNREGLAKAIGVANFYPDRLTDLIINNEITPQVNQIETHPFFQRAGYQDLMREHGVQIQSWGGFAEGKNDLFHNPLLAGIGKEYGKSVAQVVLRWLTQRGVVAIPKSVRAERMTENIDVFDFELTDEQMAAIATLDTGSTLFFDHHDPEMVTWLAARRLGS; encoded by the coding sequence ATGCAGACCGTCACCCTCAACAACGGCGTCGAGATGCCGCTCCTCGGCTTCGGCGTCTACCAGATCCCCGCCGAGGACACCGAGCGCGCCGTCTCCGAGGCCCTGGCCGCCGGCTACCGCCTGCTGGACACCGCCGCCGCCTACGGCAACGAAGAAGCCGTCGGCCGCGCCATCGCCTCCAGCGGCATCCCGCGCGAGGAACTGTTCGTCACCACCAAGCTGTGGGTCCAGGACGCCCCCGCCCAGGACAACACCCGCCGCGCGTTCGAGACGTCCCTGACCAAGCTCGGCCTGGACCACCTCGACCTGTACCTCATGCACCAGCCCTTCGGCGATGTCTACGGCCAGTGGCGCGCCATGGAAGCCCTCAACCGCGAGGGCCTCGCGAAGGCGATCGGCGTAGCCAACTTCTACCCCGACCGGCTGACCGACCTGATCATCAACAACGAGATCACCCCGCAGGTCAACCAGATCGAGACCCACCCCTTCTTCCAGCGCGCCGGCTACCAGGACCTCATGCGCGAGCACGGCGTGCAGATCCAGTCCTGGGGCGGCTTCGCCGAAGGCAAGAACGACCTGTTCCACAACCCGCTCCTCGCCGGGATCGGCAAGGAGTACGGCAAGTCCGTCGCCCAGGTCGTGCTCCGCTGGCTCACCCAGCGCGGCGTCGTCGCCATCCCCAAGTCCGTGCGCGCCGAGCGCATGACCGAGAACATCGACGTCTTCGACTTCGAACTCACCGACGAGCAGATGGCAGCCATCGCCACCCTCGACACCGGCAGCACCCTGTTCTTCGACCACCACGACCCCGAAATGGTCACCTGGCTCGCAGCGCGCCGCCTGGGGAGCTGA
- a CDS encoding alcohol dehydrogenase catalytic domain-containing protein, which produces MRAAVMYGAGDVRVEDRPDPKIVQPTDAVVRVVASCVCGSDLWPYASMPAVGTGRPMGHEFLGVVEDTGPDVTGLKAGDLVVAPFTYSDNTCDYCAKGLHISCRNGGRYGFDGVDGGQGEAVRVPYAEGTLVTLPVAADSALLPSLLALSDVMTTGHHGAVTAGVGRGDAVLVVGDGAVGLCAVIAAKRLGAERIVLAGRHEARTGLGREFGATDVVAERGEEGIARIRELTGGVDKVIEAVGTRPALDTALGAVLDGGTISRLGVPQYEQGPIGPAEFMRNITLTGGAGPARAYIPELLPDVLDGTIAPGRVFDRTFPLDRTPDAYRAMADRQVLKALLRP; this is translated from the coding sequence ATGCGTGCAGCAGTGATGTACGGAGCCGGTGACGTCCGCGTCGAGGACCGGCCCGACCCCAAGATCGTCCAGCCCACCGACGCCGTGGTGCGCGTCGTCGCGTCCTGTGTGTGCGGCAGTGACCTGTGGCCCTACGCCTCCATGCCCGCCGTCGGCACCGGCCGCCCCATGGGCCACGAGTTCCTCGGTGTCGTCGAGGACACCGGTCCGGACGTGACCGGCCTGAAGGCCGGTGATCTGGTCGTGGCCCCGTTCACCTACAGCGACAACACCTGCGACTACTGCGCCAAGGGCCTGCACATCTCCTGCCGCAACGGCGGCCGGTACGGCTTCGACGGCGTCGACGGAGGCCAGGGCGAAGCCGTCCGCGTCCCCTATGCCGAGGGCACCCTGGTGACATTGCCGGTGGCCGCCGACTCCGCGCTGCTGCCCTCGCTCCTTGCGCTGTCGGACGTGATGACCACCGGCCACCACGGTGCCGTCACGGCCGGCGTCGGCCGCGGTGACGCGGTGCTGGTGGTCGGGGACGGGGCGGTCGGCCTGTGCGCCGTGATCGCCGCGAAGCGGCTGGGTGCCGAGCGGATCGTGCTCGCCGGCCGCCACGAGGCCCGCACCGGCCTGGGCCGTGAGTTCGGTGCCACCGACGTGGTCGCCGAGCGCGGTGAGGAGGGCATCGCCCGCATCCGCGAGCTGACCGGTGGCGTGGACAAGGTCATCGAGGCCGTCGGCACCCGCCCGGCCCTCGACACCGCGCTCGGGGCGGTCCTGGACGGCGGAACCATCAGCCGCCTGGGCGTTCCCCAGTACGAGCAGGGACCGATCGGCCCGGCCGAGTTCATGCGCAACATCACCCTGACCGGCGGCGCCGGCCCCGCCCGCGCCTACATACCCGAGCTGCTGCCCGACGTTCTGGACGGCACCATCGCCCCCGGCCGCGTCTTCGACCGGACCTTCCCCCTCGACCGGACACCGGACGCCTACCGGGCCATGGCCGACCGCCAGGTCCTCAAGGCGCTCCTCCGCCCCTGA